A stretch of Lathyrus oleraceus cultivar Zhongwan6 chromosome 6, CAAS_Psat_ZW6_1.0, whole genome shotgun sequence DNA encodes these proteins:
- the LOC127091976 gene encoding auxin-responsive protein SAUR15 → MLGKKMVSLKKLAKKVKSSSSGGGETNNDPPHQECLLKGYEEELCTSTTPTGYFALYVGDEHQRYVVPTSYLSHPLFKMLLEKSYNEFGFQQRNGLVVPCSVDAFQEVVNAIESNNGKFHLGKIFHDFV, encoded by the coding sequence ATGCTAGGTAAAAAGATGGTATCATTGAAGAAACTAGCCAAGAAGGTAAAGTCTAGTAGTAGTGGTGGAGGTGAAACTAACAATGACCCTCCACATCAAGAATGTTTGTTGAAGGGATATGAAGAAGAGTTATGTACAAGCACAACTCCAACTGGCTATTTTGCACTTTATGTTGGTGATGAGCATCAAAGATATGTGGTTCCAACAAGCTATCTTTCTCACCCTTTATTCAAGATGCTGCTTGAGAAATCTTACAATGAGTTTGGTTTTCAGCAGAGGAATGGTTTGGTTGTTCCATGTAGTGTGGATGCATTTCAAGAGGTTGTAAATGCTATCGAATCTAACAATGGCAAGTTTCACTTAGGCAAGATTTTTCATGATTTTGTTTAA